In one Pseudomonas tensinigenes genomic region, the following are encoded:
- a CDS encoding HDOD domain-containing protein gives MPAQPQIMVDLQMEQYMPDPDLEVIAKLIAQDPGLSGSLLKIVNSPYYGLSNKITSIQRAVNLLGSRSIINLINAQSIKGEMNDDTIVTLNRFWDTAQDVAMTCLTLAKRIGTQAGDEAYALGLFHDCGVPLMLQRFPNYMTVLETAYANASAECRVVDTENSEFNTNHAVVGYYTAKSWRLPEHVSAAIANHHNALAIFSDESSRNSQLKNLLAILKMAEHICASYRVLGNQTEDFEWNAVGPLVLDYVGLSDYDFETLKQTIRDLGAH, from the coding sequence GTGCCGGCGCAACCGCAGATCATGGTGGATCTGCAAATGGAGCAGTACATGCCCGACCCGGACCTGGAGGTGATCGCCAAGCTGATCGCTCAGGATCCCGGTCTGTCCGGCTCGCTGCTGAAAATCGTCAACTCGCCGTATTACGGCCTGAGCAACAAGATCACCTCGATTCAACGCGCGGTGAATCTGTTGGGCAGCCGCTCGATCATCAACCTGATCAACGCGCAGTCGATCAAAGGCGAGATGAACGACGACACCATCGTCACGCTCAACCGTTTCTGGGACACCGCCCAGGACGTGGCGATGACGTGCCTGACGCTAGCCAAGCGTATTGGCACTCAGGCGGGCGATGAGGCTTACGCCTTGGGCCTGTTCCACGATTGCGGCGTGCCGTTGATGTTGCAGCGGTTCCCCAATTACATGACGGTGCTGGAAACGGCCTACGCCAATGCCAGCGCCGAATGTCGAGTAGTGGACACCGAGAACAGCGAGTTCAACACCAACCATGCGGTGGTCGGCTACTACACCGCCAAATCCTGGCGCCTGCCGGAGCATGTCAGCGCGGCCATCGCCAATCACCACAATGCCCTGGCAATTTTCAGCGATGAGTCGTCGCGCAACAGTCAGCTGAAAAACCTGCTGGCGATCCTGAAGATGGCCGAGCACATTTGTGCGTCTTACCGCGTGCTGGGCAACCAGACCGAAGATTTCGAATGGAACGCCGTCGGGCCGTTGGTACTCGACTATGTAGGGCTGTCGGATTACGACTTCGAAACCCTCAAACAAACGATCCGCGACCTCGGCGCGCATTGA
- a CDS encoding TetR/AcrR family transcriptional regulator, producing the protein MAPRIKTSERIVLNSLELFNQQGERSISTNHIAAHMEISPGNLYYHFPNKQAIIAVLFSEYESLVDSFLRPPQGRAATVEDKRFYLKELLSAMWRYRFLHRDLEHLLDSDPELAARYRRFSQRCVIQGAAIYEGFVAAGILDMDRVQIESLTLNAWIILTSWVRFLCTTRENSNHLSEQAIKRGVYQVLVLEAGFVTEQARDEVNALFEEFYVPLAQALEDVK; encoded by the coding sequence ATGGCCCCACGAATAAAAACCAGCGAGCGTATCGTGCTGAACAGCCTTGAGCTGTTCAATCAGCAGGGCGAGCGCAGCATCAGCACCAATCACATCGCTGCCCACATGGAGATTTCTCCCGGCAACCTGTACTACCACTTCCCCAACAAGCAGGCGATCATCGCCGTGTTGTTCAGTGAGTACGAAAGCCTCGTCGACAGTTTTCTGCGCCCGCCGCAGGGGCGTGCGGCGACGGTCGAGGACAAGCGTTTCTATCTCAAGGAATTGCTTTCGGCGATGTGGCGCTACCGCTTTCTGCACCGCGATCTGGAGCACCTACTCGACAGCGATCCGGAGTTGGCCGCCCGCTATCGGCGCTTCTCGCAACGCTGCGTGATTCAGGGAGCGGCGATCTACGAAGGTTTTGTCGCCGCCGGGATTCTCGATATGGACCGCGTGCAGATTGAATCCCTGACCCTCAATGCCTGGATCATCCTGACGTCGTGGGTGCGCTTCCTGTGCACCACCCGTGAAAACTCCAACCACCTCAGTGAGCAAGCCATTAAACGTGGCGTGTACCAGGTGCTGGTGCTGGAAGCCGGGTTTGTCACCGAGCAGGCGCGTGACGAGGTCAATGCGTTGTTCGAGGAGTTCTACGTGCCGCTGGCCCAGGCCCTCGAAGACGTGAAATAA
- a CDS encoding coniferyl aldehyde dehydrogenase has translation MTADIAYLQTLQLPLAELDRLFAAQRAAYAANPMPPAAQRQQWLKALSDLLSNERQALIEAISSDFSHRSADETLLAELMPSLHGIHYASRHLKGWMKASRRKVGIAFQPASAKVVYQPLGVVGVIVPWNYPLYLAVGPLVGALAAGNRVMLKLSESTPATGQLLKELLARIFPEDLVCVVLGEADIGVAFSRLRFDHLLFTGATSIGKHVMRAAAENLTPVTLELGGKSPAIVSRDVPLKDAAERIAFGKTLNAGQTCVAPDYVLVPEDRVGGFVEAYRRAVQGFYPTLTDNPDYTAIINERQLARLNGYVSDATSKGALLIPLFEQGQGRRMPHSVLLNVSDEMTVMQDEIFGPLLPIVPYQDLEQAFAYINQRPRPLALYYFGYDKREQNRVLHETHSGGVCLNDTLLHVAQDDMPFGGIGASGMGHYHGHEGFLTFSKAKGVLIKQRFNAARLIYPPYGKSIQKLIQKLFIR, from the coding sequence ATGACTGCCGACATTGCTTACCTGCAAACGCTGCAACTACCACTGGCAGAGCTGGATCGGTTGTTCGCGGCGCAGCGGGCCGCGTATGCCGCCAATCCGATGCCGCCCGCCGCTCAGCGCCAGCAATGGCTCAAAGCGCTGAGTGATTTGCTCAGCAACGAGCGGCAAGCGTTGATCGAGGCGATCAGCTCCGATTTCAGCCATCGCAGCGCCGATGAAACCCTGCTCGCAGAGTTGATGCCAAGCCTGCACGGCATTCATTACGCCAGCCGTCATCTCAAAGGCTGGATGAAAGCTTCGCGACGCAAGGTCGGCATCGCGTTCCAGCCTGCTTCGGCAAAAGTGGTGTATCAGCCTCTCGGCGTGGTCGGCGTTATCGTGCCGTGGAATTACCCGTTGTATCTGGCCGTCGGCCCGCTCGTCGGCGCCTTGGCGGCGGGTAACCGGGTGATGCTCAAGCTCAGCGAATCGACCCCGGCCACCGGGCAATTGCTCAAGGAATTGCTGGCGCGAATCTTCCCCGAAGACCTGGTCTGCGTAGTGCTCGGTGAAGCCGACATTGGCGTGGCGTTCTCGCGGTTGCGCTTCGATCATTTGCTGTTCACCGGCGCCACCAGCATCGGCAAACACGTGATGCGCGCCGCCGCCGAAAACCTCACCCCGGTGACACTGGAACTGGGCGGCAAGTCGCCGGCCATCGTCTCCCGCGATGTACCGCTCAAGGATGCTGCCGAGCGCATCGCCTTCGGTAAAACTCTCAACGCCGGGCAGACCTGCGTTGCCCCGGATTACGTGCTGGTGCCGGAAGATCGGGTCGGCGGCTTTGTCGAAGCCTATCGCCGGGCCGTGCAGGGTTTTTATCCGACACTCACCGACAATCCGGACTACACGGCGATCATCAACGAACGCCAATTGGCGCGACTCAACGGCTACGTCAGCGACGCGACCAGCAAGGGCGCGCTGTTGATTCCGCTGTTCGAGCAGGGCCAGGGCCGACGCATGCCGCACAGTGTGTTGCTGAATGTCAGCGACGAGATGACGGTGATGCAGGACGAAATCTTCGGCCCGCTGCTGCCGATCGTGCCGTATCAGGATCTCGAGCAGGCATTTGCTTACATCAATCAGCGGCCACGACCTCTGGCTCTTTACTACTTTGGCTACGACAAACGCGAACAGAACCGCGTGCTGCACGAAACCCATTCCGGCGGTGTGTGCCTGAACGACACCTTGCTGCATGTGGCTCAGGACGACATGCCGTTCGGCGGCATCGGCGCTTCCGGCATGGGCCACTACCATGGCCACGAAGGCTTCCTGACCTTCAGCAAAGCCAAAGGCGTGTTGATTAAACAGCGCTTCAACGCGGCCAGGCTTATTTATCCGCCCTACGGCAAATCGATTCAGAAACTGATCCAGAAGCTGTTCATTCGCTAA
- a CDS encoding multidrug transporter has product MKSLQVLFVALLLCSSLTVQAAENGSGDPRYTIQNPPAYAMLGDLLIARPLLVVATVIGAGAFVVSLPFTALGGGIGDAGQALVVDPAKAAFVRCLGCIGEGFEQRE; this is encoded by the coding sequence ATGAAGTCCTTGCAAGTCCTCTTTGTTGCGCTGCTGCTGTGTTCCAGTCTGACTGTTCAGGCCGCGGAAAATGGCAGCGGTGACCCGCGCTACACCATCCAGAATCCACCGGCCTACGCCATGCTTGGCGATCTGCTGATTGCCCGCCCTTTATTGGTGGTGGCGACGGTGATCGGTGCGGGGGCGTTTGTCGTTTCTTTGCCATTTACCGCACTGGGTGGAGGAATTGGCGATGCCGGGCAGGCGTTGGTGGTGGATCCGGCGAAAGCCGCTTTTGTGCGGTGTCTGGGGTGTATCGGGGAGGGGTTTGAGCAGCGCGAGTGA
- a CDS encoding YfhL family 4Fe-4S dicluster ferredoxin, translating into MSLIITDDCINCDVCEPECPNAAISQGEEIYVIDPNLCTQCVGHYDEPQCQQVCPVDCIPLDEAHPETEEQLMDKYRKITGKA; encoded by the coding sequence ATGTCCCTGATCATCACCGACGATTGCATCAACTGCGACGTCTGCGAACCCGAGTGCCCGAACGCCGCCATTTCCCAAGGCGAAGAGATCTACGTGATCGACCCCAACCTGTGCACCCAGTGCGTCGGCCACTATGACGAACCGCAGTGCCAGCAGGTTTGCCCGGTGGATTGCATTCCGCTGGACGAAGCGCATCCGGAGACTGAAGAACAGTTGATGGACAAGTACCGCAAGATTACCGGCAAGGCCTGA
- the rsmD gene encoding 16S rRNA (guanine(966)-N(2))-methyltransferase RsmD: protein MATRSPKKPAQNVHNGVNQLRIIGGQWRSRKLSFPDAPGLRPTPDRVRETLFNWLAPYVEGAKVLDPFAGSGALFLEALSRGAAMGQALDASNIAVSSLKEHLGTLRCTNGQVQTADALRYLETQTASAFDLVFLDPPFNQNLLPAVCTLLEERQWLAPDSWIYTESETAPSTLGLPGNWRLHREQKSGRVYYALWQRTAEIAG, encoded by the coding sequence ATGGCAACTCGTTCCCCTAAAAAACCTGCGCAAAACGTCCACAACGGTGTGAACCAGTTGCGCATCATTGGCGGCCAATGGCGCAGCCGCAAGCTGAGTTTCCCCGATGCGCCGGGCCTGCGCCCGACGCCGGACCGAGTGCGTGAAACCCTGTTCAACTGGCTCGCACCGTACGTTGAAGGGGCCAAAGTGCTCGACCCGTTCGCCGGCAGCGGCGCGCTGTTTCTCGAAGCACTGTCCCGCGGCGCGGCCATGGGTCAGGCGCTGGATGCCAGCAACATCGCTGTCTCCAGTCTGAAGGAACACCTCGGCACCCTGCGCTGCACCAACGGTCAGGTGCAGACCGCCGACGCCCTGCGTTATCTGGAAACCCAGACCGCCAGTGCGTTCGACCTGGTGTTCCTCGACCCGCCGTTCAATCAGAACCTGCTGCCGGCCGTTTGTACCTTGCTCGAAGAGCGTCAGTGGCTGGCGCCCGACTCGTGGATCTACACTGAAAGTGAAACAGCGCCATCAACGCTGGGCCTGCCGGGCAACTGGCGCCTGCACCGCGAGCAGAAATCCGGCCGGGTTTACTACGCGCTGTGGCAACGTACGGCAGAGATCGCCGGTTAA
- a CDS encoding sulfurtransferase translates to MPIAQLISPEALDARKAQPGLVILDCRFALEDPDYGQRSYAEGHIAGASFADLERDLSGTVVKGVTGRHPLPEPAALIERLQVWGINADSDVVLYDDGPGAYAARAWWLLAWLGKRDGVFILDGGLKAWHTAGLPLSLDAPTVSRGTFSGQPDMSLLLSAEKLQKRLGQPALTLIDARALPRFKGEVEPIDPIAGHIPGAQCAAFTDNLGSDGRFLPADQLKQRFAAKLGERSPADLVAYCGSGVTACHNLFALCLAGYPLGSLYAGSWSEWINEPSRGIATGE, encoded by the coding sequence ATGCCGATTGCGCAACTGATCAGCCCCGAAGCACTGGATGCCCGCAAGGCGCAGCCGGGGCTGGTGATTCTCGATTGTCGTTTTGCCCTCGAAGACCCGGACTACGGTCAGCGCAGCTATGCCGAAGGGCACATTGCCGGGGCGAGCTTCGCCGACCTTGAGCGTGACCTCAGCGGCACAGTGGTCAAAGGCGTGACCGGTCGGCATCCGTTGCCCGAGCCAGCGGCGTTGATCGAGCGGCTGCAAGTGTGGGGCATCAATGCTGACAGCGACGTGGTTTTGTACGACGACGGTCCCGGTGCCTACGCGGCGCGGGCGTGGTGGTTGCTGGCGTGGCTGGGCAAGCGCGATGGCGTGTTCATTCTCGATGGCGGGCTCAAGGCGTGGCATACGGCGGGGCTGCCGCTGAGTCTGGATGCGCCTACGGTCAGTCGCGGCACTTTCAGTGGTCAGCCGGACATGAGCCTGCTGCTCAGCGCCGAAAAATTGCAAAAGCGTCTTGGTCAACCTGCGTTGACCTTGATTGATGCCCGGGCTTTGCCGCGTTTCAAAGGTGAGGTTGAGCCGATTGATCCGATTGCCGGGCACATTCCCGGCGCGCAATGCGCGGCATTCACCGACAACCTCGGCAGCGATGGGCGCTTCCTGCCCGCCGATCAGCTCAAGCAGCGTTTTGCCGCGAAGCTCGGTGAACGTTCGCCAGCGGATCTGGTGGCTTATTGCGGTTCTGGCGTGACGGCGTGTCACAACCTGTTTGCGTTGTGCCTGGCGGGTTATCCGCTGGGATCGTTGTACGCCGGGTCGTGGAGCGAGTGGATCAACGAGCCTTCGCGCGGTATCGCCACCGGCGAATAA
- a CDS encoding hydrolase, which yields MPLSSERFTPAFGLGNPHLQTLWGPLWRKTVHIERERERLWLEDGDFLDLDWHGPHTADAPLVLVLHGLTGSSNSPYVAGIQQALADQGWASVALNWRGCSGEPNLLPRSYHSGASEDLAETIRHLRAKRPLAPLYAVGYSLGGNVLLKHLGETGSASGVLGAVAVSVPFRLDQCADRIGQGFSKVYQAHFMREMVAYIKNKQRQFQHDGREDGLAALAALGSLENMRTFWDFDGRVTAPLHGFNDAEDYYRRASSRYFLGEIRTPTLIIQAADDPFVFPHSLPQASELSPSTAFELQARGGHVGFVDGSLRQPGYYLERRIPQWLARVPA from the coding sequence GTGCCCCTTTCGTCAGAACGCTTCACACCCGCCTTCGGCCTCGGCAATCCGCACCTGCAAACCTTGTGGGGGCCGCTGTGGCGCAAAACCGTGCATATCGAACGTGAACGCGAACGCCTGTGGCTTGAGGATGGCGACTTCCTCGACCTCGACTGGCATGGCCCGCACACCGCCGATGCGCCCCTGGTGTTGGTACTGCACGGCCTGACCGGCTCCTCCAATTCGCCTTATGTGGCTGGTATCCAGCAGGCGCTGGCCGATCAAGGTTGGGCCAGTGTTGCGCTGAACTGGCGCGGCTGTTCCGGTGAACCGAATCTGCTGCCGCGCAGTTATCACTCCGGCGCCAGTGAAGACCTCGCCGAAACCATCAGACACCTGCGCGCCAAGCGACCGTTGGCACCGTTGTATGCCGTTGGCTATTCGTTGGGCGGCAATGTGTTGCTCAAACATCTTGGGGAGACCGGCAGCGCCAGCGGTGTGCTAGGTGCCGTGGCGGTGTCAGTGCCATTTCGCCTCGATCAATGCGCCGACCGCATCGGCCAGGGATTTTCCAAGGTCTATCAAGCGCATTTCATGCGCGAGATGGTCGCCTACATCAAGAACAAGCAACGGCAGTTTCAGCATGACGGCCGCGAAGACGGACTCGCCGCGCTAGCAGCCCTCGGTTCGCTGGAAAACATGCGCACCTTCTGGGATTTCGATGGCCGGGTGACCGCGCCGTTGCACGGCTTCAATGATGCCGAGGATTATTATCGTCGCGCCTCAAGCCGCTATTTCCTCGGTGAGATCCGCACGCCGACGCTGATCATTCAGGCGGCCGACGATCCGTTCGTGTTCCCGCACAGCTTGCCGCAGGCCAGTGAGCTGTCGCCGTCGACCGCCTTCGAATTGCAGGCACGCGGCGGGCACGTCGGCTTCGTCGATGGCTCGCTGCGCCAGCCCGGTTATTACCTGGAACGACGCATCCCACAGTGGCTGGCTCGCGTGCCCGCATGA
- a CDS encoding AraC family transcriptional regulator, with amino-acid sequence MSDQGESIRFWQTAPLAGVELLSARYIEHRFAPHVHDGYVIGMIMAGAQRYRYRGAEHLAGSGTLVLINPDELHTGHKGTEDGWLYRAFYPDTAQIVSLLDELELSTSNLPAFGATLYLDADLVNGFAQLHRLLESPATALQQQTLWREMMLRLLQRHAAVPVPGRAGKEHRAVLLGKELLHAQLAAPPSLEELAAAVNLSPFHFARVFRRATGMPPHTWLMQQRIAQARALLQHGCLPVEVATQLGFADQSHLSRQFKQAYGVGPAAYRSARMES; translated from the coding sequence ATGAGCGATCAGGGCGAGTCGATCCGTTTCTGGCAAACCGCGCCACTGGCCGGGGTCGAGTTGTTGTCGGCACGCTACATCGAGCATCGTTTCGCCCCGCATGTGCATGACGGCTATGTGATCGGCATGATCATGGCCGGCGCCCAGCGTTATCGCTATCGCGGCGCCGAACATCTGGCCGGCAGCGGCACGCTGGTGCTGATCAATCCGGACGAACTGCACACCGGGCACAAGGGCACCGAGGATGGCTGGCTGTATCGGGCGTTTTATCCCGATACCGCGCAAATCGTTTCGCTGCTGGATGAGCTGGAGCTGTCCACCAGCAACCTGCCGGCGTTCGGCGCCACGCTGTACCTCGATGCGGATCTGGTCAACGGCTTTGCGCAGTTGCACCGTTTGCTGGAAAGCCCTGCCACCGCACTGCAACAGCAAACGCTGTGGCGCGAGATGATGTTGCGGCTGTTGCAGCGCCATGCGGCAGTGCCGGTGCCCGGTCGAGCCGGCAAGGAACACCGCGCGGTGCTGTTGGGCAAGGAATTGTTGCACGCACAATTGGCGGCGCCACCGTCACTGGAAGAGCTGGCGGCGGCGGTCAATCTGTCGCCCTTCCATTTCGCCCGGGTGTTCCGCCGCGCCACCGGCATGCCGCCGCACACCTGGCTGATGCAGCAACGCATCGCTCAGGCGCGCGCACTTCTGCAACACGGCTGCCTGCCGGTGGAGGTCGCCACGCAATTGGGGTTTGCCGACCAGAGCCATTTGAGCCGGCAGTTCAAGCAGGCTTATGGCGTCGGCCCCGCCGCGTACCGCAGCGCCCGGATGGAAAGCTAA
- the coaD gene encoding pantetheine-phosphate adenylyltransferase, with protein sequence MNRVLYPGTFDPITKGHGDLVERASRLFDHVIIAVAASPKKNPLFPLEQRVELAREVTKHLPNVEVVGFSTLLAHFAKEQNANVFLRGLRAVSDFEYEFQLANMNRQLAPDVESLFLTPSERYSFISSTLVREIAALGGDISKFVHPAVADALTLRFKK encoded by the coding sequence ATGAACCGAGTGTTGTACCCAGGTACCTTCGACCCTATTACCAAGGGCCATGGCGATCTGGTCGAACGCGCCTCGCGCCTGTTCGACCACGTGATTATTGCGGTCGCTGCCAGCCCGAAGAAAAACCCGCTGTTCCCGCTGGAACAACGGGTCGAACTGGCTCGCGAAGTCACCAAACATCTGCCGAACGTGGAAGTGGTCGGCTTCTCGACGCTGCTCGCGCATTTCGCCAAAGAGCAGAACGCCAACGTTTTCCTGCGTGGTTTGCGTGCGGTGTCGGACTTCGAATACGAATTTCAGCTGGCCAACATGAACCGCCAGTTGGCCCCGGATGTGGAGAGTCTGTTTCTCACGCCGTCCGAGCGTTACTCGTTCATTTCCTCGACGCTGGTGCGGGAAATTGCCGCGCTGGGCGGCGATATCAGCAAGTTCGTCCACCCGGCCGTGGCTGATGCGCTGACCCTGCGCTTTAAAAAGTAG
- the mutM gene encoding bifunctional DNA-formamidopyrimidine glycosylase/DNA-(apurinic or apyrimidinic site) lyase yields MPELPEVETTRRGIAPHLEGQRVSRVIVRDRRLRWPIPEDLDVRLSGQRIVLVERRAKYLLINAEVGTLISHLGMSGNLRLVEAGLPALKHEHVDIELESGLALRYTDPRRFGAMLWSNDPLNHELLIRLGPEPLTDLFDGERLFQLSRGRSMAVKPFIMDNAVVVGVGNIYATEALFAAGIDPRREAGSISRGRYLKLAIEIKRILAAAIERGGTTLRDFIGGDGQPGYFQQELFVYGRGGEHCKVCGTGLREVKLGQRASVFCPRCQS; encoded by the coding sequence ATGCCTGAACTGCCGGAAGTCGAAACCACCCGTCGCGGGATTGCCCCGCACCTGGAAGGCCAACGTGTCAGTCGGGTGATTGTTCGCGACCGGAGGTTGCGCTGGCCGATCCCCGAAGACCTCGATGTGCGCCTGTCGGGGCAGCGCATCGTGCTGGTCGAGCGCCGCGCCAAGTACCTGTTGATCAACGCCGAGGTCGGTACGTTGATCAGCCATTTGGGCATGTCGGGCAATTTGCGTCTGGTCGAAGCCGGTTTGCCGGCGCTCAAACACGAACACGTCGATATCGAACTGGAGTCGGGGCTGGCGCTGCGCTACACCGATCCGCGACGGTTCGGCGCGATGTTGTGGAGCAATGATCCACTCAATCACGAACTGCTGATTCGCCTCGGCCCGGAGCCACTGACCGATCTGTTCGATGGTGAGCGTTTGTTTCAGCTGTCACGCGGGCGCTCGATGGCGGTCAAGCCGTTCATCATGGACAACGCGGTGGTGGTCGGGGTCGGCAATATCTATGCAACCGAAGCATTGTTCGCCGCCGGGATTGACCCGCGTCGCGAGGCCGGGAGCATTTCCCGGGGGCGTTATCTGAAGCTGGCGATCGAGATCAAACGCATTCTGGCCGCCGCCATCGAGCGCGGTGGCACCACGTTGCGTGATTTTATTGGCGGTGACGGTCAGCCGGGGTATTTCCAGCAGGAGCTGTTTGTCTATGGCCGTGGCGGTGAACACTGCAAGGTCTGTGGCACCGGGCTGCGTGAAGTGAAGCTGGGCCAGCGTGCCAGTGTGTTCTGCCCGCGCTGTCAGAGCTGA
- a CDS encoding twin-arginine translocation pathway signal protein, with translation MHPSLTETPALSRRGLLKFSLGATAFLATAGLGASLSGCSSSVAANGFVSLRDGDLLFLRALIPVMLDGAVAAEKMPGAVDGTLKSLDYSLDHLSPEMLKLTRQLFDVLGMAVTRGPLTGIWGSWENASAEAMRHFLDRWENSSLSLLRMGHSSLQQMVMMAWYTRSESWAHCGYPGPPTV, from the coding sequence ATGCACCCAAGCCTGACCGAAACACCTGCTCTGTCACGCCGTGGCCTGCTGAAATTCAGCCTCGGCGCCACGGCATTCCTCGCCACTGCCGGGCTCGGCGCCAGCCTCAGCGGCTGCTCGTCGAGCGTCGCGGCCAACGGTTTTGTCTCGTTGCGTGACGGCGATCTGCTGTTTCTGCGCGCACTGATTCCGGTAATGCTCGATGGCGCTGTGGCGGCTGAAAAAATGCCGGGCGCTGTTGATGGCACGCTCAAATCGCTGGACTACAGCCTCGATCACCTGTCGCCGGAAATGCTCAAACTCACTCGGCAACTGTTCGACGTCCTCGGCATGGCGGTGACGCGCGGGCCGCTCACCGGGATCTGGGGCAGTTGGGAAAACGCCAGTGCCGAGGCCATGCGGCATTTCCTTGATCGCTGGGAAAACAGTTCATTGAGTTTGTTGCGCATGGGGCACAGCTCGTTGCAGCAGATGGTGATGATGGCCTGGTACACCCGCTCTGAATCGTGGGCGCATTGCGGCTATCCCGGCCCGCCTACTGTTTGA
- a CDS encoding GMC family oxidoreductase — protein MPVPDPFREGLARGWKTYNGAQLSDDLTLEADVAIIGSGAGGGTTAEILSAAGFKVLLIEEGPLKTSSDFKMLEDQAYSSLYQEGIGRMSKDGAITILQGRAVGGTTLINWTSSFRTPQPTLEHWAKEHNVKGHSPAEMAPWFEKMEQRLGVAPWMVPPNANNDVIRKGCEQLGYSWHVIPRNVRGCWNLGYCGMGCPTNAKQSMMVTTIPATLEKGGELLYLARAEKLLINGDKVTGLQCVAMDERCVEPTGRKISVKARHYVLAGGGINSPALLLRSDAPDPHKTLGKRTFLHPVNMSAARFDEVINPFYGAPQSIYSDHFQWKDGTTGPMAFKLEVPPLHPALAATLLGGFGEESAQHMADLPHTHAMLALLRDGFHPDSTGGTVELRGDGSPVLDYQVSPYAWEGLRRAFQVMAEIQFAGGAKSVMPMHADARYVKTLAEARTLIDGLSLELYRTRLGSAHVMGGCAMGEEPKSAVTDSLGRHHQLANLSIHDGSLFPTSIGANPQLSVYGLTAQLATSLADRLRNP, from the coding sequence ATGCCCGTACCCGACCCGTTCCGCGAAGGCCTCGCCCGAGGCTGGAAAACCTACAACGGCGCACAGCTGAGCGACGACCTCACCCTTGAGGCCGACGTGGCGATCATCGGCAGCGGCGCCGGTGGCGGCACCACCGCCGAAATCCTCAGCGCCGCCGGTTTCAAAGTGCTGTTGATCGAAGAAGGCCCGCTGAAAACCAGCTCCGATTTCAAAATGCTTGAAGACCAGGCCTACAGCAGCCTCTATCAGGAAGGCATCGGCCGCATGAGCAAGGACGGCGCGATCACCATCCTCCAGGGTCGCGCGGTTGGCGGTACGACGCTGATCAACTGGACCTCGAGCTTTCGCACCCCGCAACCGACCCTCGAACACTGGGCCAAGGAACACAACGTCAAAGGCCACAGCCCCGCCGAGATGGCGCCGTGGTTCGAGAAAATGGAACAGCGCCTCGGCGTCGCGCCGTGGATGGTCCCGCCCAATGCCAACAACGACGTGATCCGCAAAGGCTGTGAGCAACTCGGCTACAGCTGGCACGTGATCCCGCGCAACGTGCGCGGCTGCTGGAACCTTGGTTACTGCGGCATGGGCTGCCCGACCAACGCCAAGCAATCAATGATGGTCACGACCATTCCGGCGACGCTGGAAAAGGGCGGCGAGCTGCTTTATCTGGCCCGCGCGGAGAAGCTGCTGATCAACGGCGACAAAGTCACTGGCCTGCAATGCGTGGCGATGGATGAGCGCTGTGTCGAACCGACCGGGCGCAAGATCAGCGTCAAGGCGCGGCATTACGTATTGGCCGGCGGTGGCATCAACAGCCCGGCGCTGTTGCTGCGCTCGGACGCTCCGGACCCGCATAAAACCTTGGGGAAACGTACCTTCTTGCACCCGGTGAACATGTCCGCCGCGCGATTCGACGAGGTCATCAACCCGTTCTACGGGGCGCCGCAGTCGATCTATTCCGACCATTTTCAGTGGAAGGACGGCACCACCGGGCCGATGGCCTTCAAACTGGAAGTACCGCCGCTGCACCCGGCACTGGCGGCCACCCTGCTCGGCGGCTTTGGCGAGGAAAGCGCGCAACACATGGCGGACCTGCCGCACACCCACGCCATGTTGGCCTTGCTGCGTGATGGCTTTCACCCGGACAGCACCGGTGGCACAGTCGAATTGCGTGGCGATGGTTCGCCGGTGCTCGACTATCAGGTTTCGCCCTACGCCTGGGAAGGCCTGCGCCGGGCCTTTCAGGTCATGGCCGAAATCCAGTTCGCCGGCGGCGCAAAATCGGTGATGCCGATGCACGCCGACGCCCGTTACGTGAAAACCCTGGCCGAAGCGCGCACGCTGATCGATGGTTTGAGCCTGGAGCTGTACCGCACCCGCTTGGGCAGCGCCCACGTCATGGGCGGCTGCGCGATGGGTGAAGAGCCGAAAAGCGCGGTCACCGACAGTCTCGGCCGGCATCATCAACTGGCTAATCTGTCGATCCACGACGGCTCACTGTTCCCCACCAGTATCGGCGCCAACCCGCAGCTGTCGGTGTATGGCCTGACCGCGCAACTGGCGACATCCCTCGCCGATCGGCTGAGAAACCCGTGA